In the Thermomicrobiales bacterium genome, GCTCGCTCGCCATCGAATCGCCCATCCCTGCATCATCACCACTGCGCCAGGCCCGGCAGGGCACGATGATACATGGCGTCGTCGGTGAAGACTCTGCGACTGACCCTTCCGCTGCCACCGAGCGTCAACAACCAGTACGTCACGGTTGGCCGCCGTCGGGTGCTCAGCAGCGAGGCAAAGGCATTCCGCAAGGACACCCGTGTCATCATCCAGCGGCTATTGGAGCAGGGCACAATCGGCGAGGGCTGGCTCGACGAAGTGCGTGGCCGGCCGTTCGCCTGCGACCTTGCCTTCTACTTCGAGACCCCGTTCAAGCGTGATCTCGACGGTGGCCTCAAGATCGCGCTCGACGCGCTCTGCGACTGCCTCGACCTTGACGATCGCCACGTCGTCTCGCTGACCCTCGAAAAACGGATCGACCCGCTTCGCCCACGGCTGGAGCTGGAGCTCGGGCCAGCGCTCGATTGGCAGATGGACCAGGAATACGTGCTGCTGGAGTAGGCCGCAGCGTCGACGCTTACCCGCTTCGCGCGCGTTGCGCTCGGTAGTCGCGAATCATCCACACGACCGACGCGATATTCAAGACGATCGCGACCGCCAGCGCTCCATTGATCCATGGGTAAATCCAGCCCTGGATCGACGACGCCGACACGATGAAGCCGATCGGAACGAGATTAGCCCCGGACGATGGGCTGGCGCGGAGCACGACATCGTGGACTCCGTCGCCAAGGCCGCGAGCAAGGGTGACGCGGCCGGTGTCGTCAAGCCGGACATCCCCCCGTTCGACCCCGTCGATCGTTACCCCGAACGTCCCAGCGCCGCCGGCCACCAGGTCGATGCGATCCCCGACGACGCGGAGCTTGACCGACTCGCGATCCAGAAGACGCTCGACCTGCGCGTTGGAAAACGGATGCGACCCGACTCCGGTCGCGTGGATCGTCGGAGCAGCACGCTGGAGGGCCGTGTAGGCCGGCTGTGGCGAGAAATCGTGATTGACGATGCCGAACCCGCGAGTCGGGTTGTGCGCTTGATCCGGGTCGTCCGGCTGGGACGGGAAGCGCAACGCCCAAACCGCCATCCTGCCCATCCAGGGCCACTCACTCTGCGCCCGCAGATAGCCCTGGACCAGATAGTCCGCCTGAGTCGTCTCCGACACTGGCTTGCCCCAGGGTGACGGATCGCCGGCCCAGCCGCTCGGCAACGACACCCAGCCGTACTCGACCGCCCAGAGCGGCTTGTCCCGATCACCGTTGCGCTCCATGATCTCGCGCGTCTGGATCGGCCGGGAGAAGTTGTTGCGCTCGAAGGAAACGCGACGATCCCACGGAGAATAGCCATACCCATAGACCATCGCCGCCGCGACGTCGAAGTAGCTGGCCGCGCCCGCGTCGTACATCTGCTGGAGAAAGAGGAGGTCGCTCAGGTTGGACGGGCCGAGCTGGTCGGTCGGCGCAAGGCCGGCCATCACAACGACGATATCCGGGTCTGCGTGCTTGGCCGCTTCATAGCCAACCTTGAGCAGTTGGACGTAGGCCTCCGGATCAATCGGCCCACCGCCCCACTCCCCCTTGAGATTCGGCTCGTTCCAGATCTGGACGAAGCGAACCTTGCCGCGATAACGCTCGACGAATCGCTCGACGAATGCGCCATAGTCGGCCAGATTGTCAGGCGGACCCTCGATCGCGGGGTTCGGCCGGCCGGCCAGCGCCCAGGCTGGCGGCTTCTCCAGCCGCGCCAGCACATCGATGCCGCGCGCAGCCGCGCCGTCGACGATCCGGTCGTACTTCTCCCAGGTCGAGCGCCCCTGTGCATCGACGAATACCCCTGGTTGCGGCTCGATCTCGTACCAGCCAACCAGCTGGCGAATCATGCCGAACCCGCCATCACGCACCATATCCAGCGTCCGCTCGACGTTCGCCGGATCCGGCTCGTCGTTCAGGAAGGTGTTGACCGCCATCGGGTTTTCGCCGGTCCAGGGAATCGGGTCCCAGGTCGACCCCGTCTCGGCACCACGGGTGAAGTATGGTTCGGCAACGTATGACCCGACGATGGCCATTGCCAGCCCACCCAGCGCGGCTACGTGAAGCACGACGCGCAGCACACGAAACCAGCGCCGCTCGCGCGGACGCGGGCGCAGCATCCGCCCGGCATCACCGGTGTCTGTCACGTTCGTCATCATCGGCGGGAGTGTACCGTGTCGCCACACTGAACGACTTCGCCGCCTTTCGCAACGTCAACGTTGAGAAAGGCGGCATTCTGCGGCAGAATTGGCGTAATACCCGGGTCGATGCCACAATCCGCGCGGCAATACCCGGAGCGGATGATCACGGGAGGGATATACAACCGCATGTCAGGACTTACCCAGGAGTTAGTGATCGAGGCGATCCGGCCGGTCCAGGATCCGGACTTTCGCCGCAGCCTCGTCGAGCTGAATATGGTTAAGGAGGTCGTTGTCGATGGCGGCGCGGTGAAAATCCACGTCGAGCTGACGACGCCGGCCTGCCCGCTGAAGGGCAAGATCGAAAGCGACTTGCGCGAGGCAGCTGCGCCACTGCCGGGGATGACGAGCCTCGAGATCGAGTTCAGCTCCCGCGTGCGAGCCAGCGGGCGTGGCGCGCCGGACAAGACGCCAATCCCCGGCGTCAAGAACACAATCGCCGTTGCGTCTGGCAAGGGCGGCGTCGGCAAGTCGACGGTTGCCGTCAACCTCGCCGTCGCGCTGGCTCAGGATGGCGCTCGCGTCGGCCTGCTGGACGCTGACGTCTACGGCCCGAGCATCCCGCTGATGATGGGCACCAGCGCCCGGCCATTCATGAACAACAACAAGATTATCCCGTTGGAAGCATTCGGCGTAAAGCTGATGTCGATCGGCTTCCTGCTCGATGCCAACCGGGCCCTGATCTGGCGCGGCCCGCTTGTCGCCCAGCTCATCAACCAGTTCCTCAACGAGGTTGACTGGGGCGAGCTGGACTATCTGATCATCGACCTGCCGCCCGGCACCGGGGATGTCCAGCTGACGCTGGTCCAGAAGATCCCACTATCCGGCGCGGTCATCGTCACGACCCCGCAGGACGTTGCGCTGGCCGACGCGATCAAGGGCATCCAGATGTTCCAGGAGGTGAAGACGCCGATCCTGGGCATCGTCGAGAACATGTCCTTCTTCGTCTGCCCGCACTGCGGAGAGCGATCGGAGATCTTCGGCTTCGGCGGCGGCGAGCGCACTGCCGAGCGGTACGAGGTGCCACTGCTGGGCCGCATTCCGCTCGACACCGCCATCCGTCAGGGTGGCGATATCGGTCACCCGATCATCGTCTCCGAGCCCGAGTCGCCGCCGGCCGAGGCCTTCCGCGCCGCCGCGCGCGAATCCGCCCGCAAGCTGGCGATCGACGCCGTCGAAAAGCCGCGCCGCGCGACGATCATGCTCAAGCAGGCGGGGTAGGAGCGAGTAGCCGCGGGGCGGCATTCAGATCGAACCCTCCGAATCAGGGCCGCGCGAGACATCTCGCGCGGCCCCGTCCTCTCTGGCGGTATCGCCAACCATAGTCCCCGAATCAGACCGTAAACGGAAGAAATCACCGTACGATCCGGAGCCATCGTCGCGCCGCTTATTCGCTACGGATATCGGCGGCGAAAAAGACGTCAAGAATTGGCCGGCAGGATATATACTTGCCCAACAACGGAATCAGATCTGATTGCAGCGCAGCGGATAAGGGACGACGAGGTGTGCGAATCGCGCTTCACGACGGCGCCGCGACGGCATTTCCGTTCCATTCGATTCCCTGCCACCACGCAGATGTGGTAGATCAATAGCCTTGACCACTGTGCCTGTTGGATGAATGACCGGGATAGTTTGTGTGCCATGCAATGCCAGCGACGTCTTTCGGATACCCGATTGTCCCGGTCCGTGATGAGTAGGCGAGATACATGAATGTGAAGTCCAGAGGGGTCACGTCACCCCGGCTTCGCTCGATGCTCTTCGTCGCGTTACTGCTGACGACGCTGCTGGCCGGGTCGGCCGGCCGTGCGGCGCAGGCGGCGCAGGGCCGCGATGTCATCATCCTGCTCGACACGACGGTGTCGATGAAGGGCGAAGGCGGAACGGCCAACATCTGGGACGAGGTTCGCAACCGCGTCTCCCGGCAGATCAGCTACCTCGGCGACGATGTTCACTTCGCGCTCATCCCGTTTGCAGACGGCCCGCGCATCAAGGGTATCTGGCCACCGCAGAGCAACGATCCAACGGCAACATTCCAGCTCTCGCCATCGACGGAGCAGACGCGGAAGGAAGCCGACGAGTTCCTGAGCGGGATGACTCCCGACGGGCGCGGCACCTACATCTGCGAGTCACTCGAGTACGCGATCCAGAAACTGGCCGATTGGAGCGCCGGCCAGGGCGGCGGCGATCGCATCCAGACCATCTATCTCTACACCGACGGCGACGAAGAAGGCGAGCAGTGCCGGCAGAACTTCGCCGAGTCGCTCGCCAAGATCTTCAACTCCAAATCCGGTGAGTATCCCTATCTCAACACCGTCTACGTCGATCTCGGCAAACAGATTTCCGATGCTGACAAGGTGATCATCGAGCAAGCGCCGGGCATTACGATTGTCCCGAACATCCCCGATGTCATCTCGATCTCCGACGATCCGATCGATCTCGGCAACCTCTACGACCATCCCACAGGCGTCACCATCTCACTCACGCTGAAGAGCGGTGCGCCGGTTAGC is a window encoding:
- a CDS encoding RusA family crossover junction endodeoxyribonuclease — translated: MKTLRLTLPLPPSVNNQYVTVGRRRVLSSEAKAFRKDTRVIIQRLLEQGTIGEGWLDEVRGRPFACDLAFYFETPFKRDLDGGLKIALDALCDCLDLDDRHVVSLTLEKRIDPLRPRLELELGPALDWQMDQEYVLLE
- the apbC gene encoding iron-sulfur cluster carrier protein ApbC; translation: MSGLTQELVIEAIRPVQDPDFRRSLVELNMVKEVVVDGGAVKIHVELTTPACPLKGKIESDLREAAAPLPGMTSLEIEFSSRVRASGRGAPDKTPIPGVKNTIAVASGKGGVGKSTVAVNLAVALAQDGARVGLLDADVYGPSIPLMMGTSARPFMNNNKIIPLEAFGVKLMSIGFLLDANRALIWRGPLVAQLINQFLNEVDWGELDYLIIDLPPGTGDVQLTLVQKIPLSGAVIVTTPQDVALADAIKGIQMFQEVKTPILGIVENMSFFVCPHCGERSEIFGFGGGERTAERYEVPLLGRIPLDTAIRQGGDIGHPIIVSEPESPPAEAFRAAARESARKLAIDAVEKPRRATIMLKQAG
- a CDS encoding cellulase family glycosylhydrolase, which produces MTDTGDAGRMLRPRPRERRWFRVLRVVLHVAALGGLAMAIVGSYVAEPYFTRGAETGSTWDPIPWTGENPMAVNTFLNDEPDPANVERTLDMVRDGGFGMIRQLVGWYEIEPQPGVFVDAQGRSTWEKYDRIVDGAAARGIDVLARLEKPPAWALAGRPNPAIEGPPDNLADYGAFVERFVERYRGKVRFVQIWNEPNLKGEWGGGPIDPEAYVQLLKVGYEAAKHADPDIVVVMAGLAPTDQLGPSNLSDLLFLQQMYDAGAASYFDVAAAMVYGYGYSPWDRRVSFERNNFSRPIQTREIMERNGDRDKPLWAVEYGWVSLPSGWAGDPSPWGKPVSETTQADYLVQGYLRAQSEWPWMGRMAVWALRFPSQPDDPDQAHNPTRGFGIVNHDFSPQPAYTALQRAAPTIHATGVGSHPFSNAQVERLLDRESVKLRVVGDRIDLVAGGAGTFGVTIDGVERGDVRLDDTGRVTLARGLGDGVHDVVLRASPSSGANLVPIGFIVSASSIQGWIYPWINGALAVAIVLNIASVVWMIRDYRAQRARSG